A genomic region of Bacteroidia bacterium contains the following coding sequences:
- a CDS encoding cytochrome C oxidase subunit II, with amino-acid sequence MADSSDVLNGLIIVYTSYVLVIITIVSLFAYRLTTKGEGKLVKPAIFYTWIGFLIFTGVTIHIVTYNTIPWSPIDLNRKEIKADKVFEISVKNHKFILPAEKMLVKVNDKVLFNVNSQDLTYGFGLFRKDNSMLFQMQVIPGHNNDLLWQFTKPGVYTIRSTEYSGPKGVNMVEKDVVEVIE; translated from the coding sequence ATGGCAGATTCATCAGATGTTTTAAATGGATTAATTATTGTTTATACCAGCTATGTGCTGGTAATAATAACAATAGTCTCGTTGTTTGCATACAGGCTTACAACAAAAGGAGAAGGGAAACTGGTTAAACCCGCAATTTTTTATACCTGGATTGGTTTTCTAATTTTTACAGGTGTAACAATTCACATTGTTACCTATAACACTATTCCTTGGTCACCAATTGATTTAAACAGAAAAGAAATTAAAGCTGATAAAGTTTTTGAAATTTCTGTTAAAAATCATAAATTTATTTTGCCTGCTGAAAAGATGTTGGTAAAGGTGAATGATAAAGTTTTGTTTAATGTTAATTCTCAGGATTTAACATACGGCTTTGGGTTATTCAGAAAAGATAATTCAATGCTTTTTCAAATGCAGGTAATTCCTGGTCATAATAATGATCTTCTCTGGCAATTTACAAAACCGGGTGTTTATACTATCAGATCTACGGAATATTCGGGGCCTAAAGGTGTTAATATGGTAGAAAAAGATGTTGTGGAAGTAATAGAATAA